The Tachysurus fulvidraco isolate hzauxx_2018 chromosome 19, HZAU_PFXX_2.0, whole genome shotgun sequence genomic sequence tttgtgGTGTAGAAATAATTAGACATCAGAAAATTCCTCCCATGTTTATCTTCCATCTCTACTTCTAGCAGGAAGCGACTGCCCACACCAGCCTTTGTTTTCTTCTCCACATTTATCACTTGTTTTATGATCAGTTCCCtgcaaaaatgtgaaaattctTCAGAACTTCAGGCAAAATCTTGCTCACCTTCACAAGCCAAGACAGCAGAGTAAGCATTTACCTGGTGTTTGATGTTGACATCAGTTGATACCTGAAGGCTTTAATGATAGGCATGACCTCTTTCTGGGGCATTATGATATTTCCAGCTCTTTTACAGGTATGGACAACCCAATCACTTTGCTTTGAATGGAAGTCCACAGGCTTTACATTGAAGATCTGCGTCCAGTTTGGCTTGATCATATTATCAATTTCTGCTGGGGCAGGTCCAGTGTTAGAACACTGACTGATCTATTCAATAAACTTGGAACAGTAGAAAAATTTGATCAACTTTGATTTACCTTCGtcttctacttctacttttttttcaaattttagcATTAGACCAAATCCCTCTCTGGAAAGATAAACACAAGAATATAAGTAAATGACAGTAAACTTGAGAAACTTGTAGTGTATGTAAAGAATATACCCATAATCAGTACATTACCCCTGCTCAACTGTGTCATCCTTTACATAAAAGCATTTCTGTTCCTCAATGTCCTCAGTAGCAAGCCTTGTGTAGTCGTTTGGGTACACTGACGAGTAGCGAACCTTTAAAAGCACAATTCATTATGTACCCTTAATGAACAACACATCTAATTGTTTTTCATTAGAAATACAAAACCTCACTTTACTTTTTgaacaatttatttcaaatgtcaatTAATTCCAGGTTTCCCAAACATTTGAATTATTCTTCCATGCTATTACAGTATTTCTTAATCTTGGTTTCAAGAAAGCTTGGGTTATGTTGCTTTTAAGAAAGCTttttcacacactgtacagtaatAAAACTACTTACATGATTTATGCCTTCATATCTCGTAATGGTATCGTTGTCATATATGTAAATAGGATAGTAAGAACATTTAGGAAATTCATTATCCACAAAGGAATTATGCAACAGtggcactgagagagagagagagagagagagagagagagagagagagagagagagagagagagagagaaacgagagATGAGTTTGGGTGAAACATAACGATTGAAAactatgcttttatttttatacaaattcaTGTGTTAATGCAATCATTTAAAATGCTAAATTTAAATTTGCATGGAAAGTAATTTAAAAGTAAGTGGGCAACATATTGTACCCAGCAATGTAATAAGTAAGTGTCACACCAATCATCAGATGCCCCAGTCAAGAGAATTCTGCATATTTTATTGTCCCACACCTTAAGAAATGTCACCAAAATTTAACCAATATTTAAAACTTTACCAACTTGTTTAAGTTTTGCTAAATTTTGTCTACTATTAAGTTGGATACTTATATTTGACTTTTACTGACAGTTCACTTGTTTACTGGAATTATACTTGTGACTGTCTTATtctaaattttacatttaaatttgttaattgttttcattttaagttTATTGTGATTTTAGTGGTAAACTTGTAAACTTCTATACAATACATAAATCATCATTATCCCAATTAGTCTTTTGTTTAAGAaacttttttgtacatattgTGGATCCAGCAACATTTTtaagtaattcattcattcttctttaGCAACTGCCTCATCCTGTTCATGGTGTCATGGTGTCTGAGTCATGGTGGATCTGTGTGAACCATCCATGAAATACATTTTGATTCTAACAAATTCTTAACAAATTAATCACTCACGCTTGTACACAGTATCTCGTTTGTCTTCTTTGAGCATGTCCATGTCAGGTTTATAGATGGGGTCAGGGGTCAGTTTTTTACTGGCCACTGTTTGGGGGATTATCTGGTTGTCCACGTCCAGTAGAGAAGACTCATCTgtacagagaaaacaaatatgtttacatgttttGACTTGGCAgatttattttaccaaaatgATTGAGAATTAACAGGTAATGAGTGAGTTTTGGGTCATAAATCTTACTGGGATTTGAACTGACACAAATAGGGTTTGTACTGCACAAATAGTATAAGGACCTACATGAACATTTTTGTTTCCAATCCATAATATACCTCTGATAAATGTTTACCTATTAAACCAGTCAACCTTGTTGACTAAATCAATCAGAATGTTTTTGATGTTGATGGGTGTTTAACAATTAATTAAGTTTAACTATTACATTAAGGTTCTTTAATGAACATGATTTACTTCATTATTCAATATAATGCactttacagtatatagtggTAATTGTGGGCTTTTCTCATTGGTAGCATCACCATtggttaatgttaattatttggCTTATTTGGTTAATACTTTAGAAAAAGTGTTGGATATTGTAATAATGGTAGTATAACTTATCATGCCTTATTCACAAAGGCTAAAAAAATGTTCCGTACATCATTTAACTGTATGACTGAAATTATACTGAAATGTACTGAATATAATGTACATAGTATCATGTAGTGCAGATAGATCATTGTATAGTGCTGTAATGAGAATAATTTTGCTAGGGCTAAAACTTACCACTGTAGAGTGACAGATACTCTGAGGTAATTACTTCAAAATTGCTATCCTCTTTGTTGAGACGCCACTGAAATtgtgtaaaaagaaaattaccTTAGCAAAGCATCTAACAGGTTTTTACAGTCCTTTACACATACagcaacaataaaatatataatccaGATAAAATTGAGTCATACTGCAAGCTCCACATGATCCATTGCTTCACTTTGCTTGTAGATGATTTCAAAGtaatatcttttcttttttgagaGCCTAGAGAGAGGAACTATATCTTAATCAAACAGCAAAAGGAATAAAGTAATGGCATTGATTTCCATTTTAtgtaagaaatattaaaaaacaacacgaAATATTTTCAGAAAATGTCACTTACTTTACAGGATCGGATATCTGAGATGCAAATTTCTCATATTCCCCTGGTGCAGCCCATTCATTTCCTGTCTGACCAGCAGCATGCAGTGACAATAAGGCATGGAATACTTCATTTAGTAATATATTTTAGTATATATTACATATCTAATAATTGCACAATGACATTTGTTATTTCATTAGTTTAATTCTTATatagataagataaaataaCGTAACATAACTTAACGTAAAGTAACGTAAGGTAACGTAACGCAACCAAGATCAGTATTTCTCACCTTGCCAAGAAAAGCCAAAAGTTCGAGATTTTTGGTGCTTTCATCCGAGCTCAACCAGAACTCTGAGTTATCATCAGAGGCAATGGCAAACACATATTCTCCTGATACAGAGCAACCAGATGATATTAGAGCCAGCACTGTCTCACATTAAAGGTGCAGAGTGTAATATAATTTGCCTGGAATTTAAGGTAAAGTTGTCAACGTAAAACCAGTCCATAAGCTTTTACTAGAAGAGTACGCACCATTTATTGCAGGATGAATGTATCCAAAGATTCTCAGCCCATAGTTTTCCCAACCAGGATAGACAGCAAGCCCTCTAATTGTAGTGCGTGACTGAAATCATAAGGACACATTGTACATTTAGGTTTGTAGCTTCAAAAcagaatgaattaataataaatattgcttatctgaatgaaaaatgaccataaattattataattattatattggACTGTGTTAAAGGATTGTATTAAATTAGCAAGGACTGGATTTTTTATTGCACACACTTAAACTGAGTTGTATTTATAGCTAATAAATCTTTGCTCAGCTAATACTTCAAACCATGGGTACGTAAAAtcataaattgtgtgtgtgtgtgtgtgtgtgtgtgtgtgtgtgtgtgtgtgtgtgtgtgtgtgtgtgtgtgtgtgtcactaacATGCGGGTACAGAGGAAACATCTCATTTTTCCGTAGTTGATCCACAGCTCCTCCACACCAGTCTTCAAAAATGTGCATGTTCACTTGACCCAGAAACTGTGTGCATgtcaatataaatgtaatatatttgatCAAAAATCAATCACCAGCAAATTTATAGTAAAAGTAGAGTTTATAATACAGTTTTTGCACCTCAGGTTTCCATTGTGGCTGTTCATTTCTTCCAATCTGAGAGAGGAGAAATATGAGGTTGATATTGTGGAAATAACAGAGGAAGTGATGCCAATAAATGGaagactattaaaaaaaaataataaaaaaaaaataacgaaAGAGGTTAAATAATGTCTTACATTATACTCTGAAGATTGTGAATTTTCAGGAAGGTTCCAAAAATCTGAAACACACATGGCATTATGTTGGCATTTTCTTCAGCAGAGATCCAATATTTACAATTTATGTACAATTTCATTCACTGGTAATTTGGAGTGGAGGATATTCAGAAAGATTTAGTGCTGAGACTGGAATGAGTTCTAATTACCGTAAAAATAATTGTGATAAACCTTCACATTcctaaataaattgtaaatcaTACAGAGCCTTAAACTAAAGCAAATAAGTCAGAATCTAACAAAAGCACAGTTTGAAACTTGTGTTAAAACtgatgtatgtactgtatattggaAAATGCAAGACAGCTATAGGAAGAACTGAAAGAGTCACGACCGAAGTGCTAATGACTAATTTTTGAATTCTCCTATAggaatgaatcttttttttagcaatattttaatatataattaatgtataGTTTTACCCTATAATAActatatagtacagtacaggGAATGAATcacaaaatcataaaatattttttccagaCCTAAGGCAATAAAGCAAGGTGACGGTCTAAggaaatgatttgttttatatatatttgttttatttcctcattTCAGTTTGTCTACATGATTTGTGTTATGTAATTAGTGGCTCAGGTAATTAGCCACCTGATTTAAACTTCTCTCTGATATCTGTGTGATTGCTGTGTCCAGCCTTGATCTAGGTCTTCTGtattattgtcttttatttacagtatcaGTCTTTGCATGCTTCTCTTTGTCACAGTTTTATTTTCATCCAAGTAGCTTATTCTGCACTGTAAATAAGAGAATCCTGCCATTGCATCTGCCATCATTCCTTATTCTTGGCACGTGACTGTAAGAATTAGAAGACATTGTTTCTTGTGAAATGCTTCCAATAAGTAAACAGTCACATTGCTATACAGATTAATCCAGAAACACTGCTTGCCATTTACTGCTTTAGCATTGCACAAACCACAGCAGGGAGTCATACTTTTGTTGCTTCATTGCAGAtatattctctttttttgctcATGAGGCCTATGCTGAAGAacttaatgaaaataaaataaacactataaactaATAAGAAAGATAACCACCTGAATATAAGTAGATCTGCACACACCTTAGATTACACACACCTTAAGAATGATAATACACTCATCAATTatacaattttctttttaatatatgaTTAAAATGCATTACTCACCAAGATCTGACTTCTTTTTGCGTTCAACCCGATTTAATGCAAAATATGTGACAATTACCATCATTAATAAGCAAATAAACATTGCTCTGATAATTCCCAACTTTCTACGGGTGAAAATTGTTCTCAACCGTCTAATTGGATCCATCATATTGAGAGATTGACAATGATCAAGAACAAGAACACTACAGCATTAGGTGGCTAATACAGCACTGTATGGCTCATATTGTGATATGATATAAAAGCCACCACCTGAAgctccacctttttttttttcttcttaacacccccccccccccacacacacacacgcctctactactttatacaaaaCACCACACATATGGGTGTGTGAAGAATTAAATAATCAGCTAACAAACCTGTTTACACTGAAGATGAATATCATAAACTGAACCCAGTTTAGACAGCAAATGAAAGAtccttaaataaatgcatgcttTTAAATTATGTCAGTGTTATTCTTTGCAGTTGTGATAATAATGTAACACACCTAAACCTGTTGATCAgcatttctttaatgtttaaaaatgggttTGCCCCAGATATTGCCTGTTTTTCAAACACGTGATTTAAGACATCATTTAGGTTTTAGTGTCAATTGTGTAGCACTAAACACAACGTGTGAAAATAGATCTGTAGATCATGTCACATATTATTTGATAGGCAAATCTACTAATAAGATTAGTGTCCCTCCCAACAGGGTTAGCTGTATGGACCTCTGTATGGACCTCTTGCTTGAGCTTGTCACCTTCAAGGTCTGACAGTTCTAACTACTCAGAAAGGCACACAGATGCTAAACAGACCAGGTAAATCAGATGCTAAGCAGACCAGATTATtccacaaaataacaaaaaaatgaaaactagAAGACTTTACTAAATCAGAAAGAATCTCTCTACTATTGGTTTAGCCTAAGCTTTGCATTTGTTCtgtaatttatttctatatgtcTGTTTGAACTGAAGGTTTTCCTGTGCATTGAGTCCAGCGGGTTAAGAGATCACTACATAACCAATGCTATGCAGAGGTGAAGCTTCATGTACTTGGGCAAGGGAAAGAGTTTATGGactaaataaacagtaataatgtaattttacattatataacaGATAGAGCTCCAATTTGATCACCATAACATatcatttttccatttttttgcaCGCTAAACATAGCTTTATGGCACAAATTTACAGATATCGGAAGGACTACATGAGACTGATGTTGTTCTGTATAACAGAATGACAGACTCTAACAGCTCCACGATtgacctacagtatatgttgcATATCAGCCTGTTAATAAACATGAACTTTGTTTACACCTTGCACTTCATACTTTACTCAAGATCTTATGCAAGTCCACTTATCTACTTTTTTGTTGCTGCTTCCCACAGAATCGAGTCTCAAGCCCTTTTTGCCACacttccagtgtgtgtgtgtgtgtgtgtgtgtgtgtgtgtgtgtgtgtgtgtgtgtgtgtgtgtgtgtgtgtgtgtgtctgtgtgtgtgtgtgtgtaccattaTACTATATCTTAAGTGTCTGTGggttatgttttatatatttattcatttgtttgtttgtttgtttgtttgtttatttgcagaGCAGGAAGGTTCAGTTTCAGTTTAATTTCCCAAGATGATGTCAGAGTTACATATGAGAGGAGGGAGTGGAGTCAGTGTAtaaaggagagacagacagaaaagaagaCGTCAGAACAGAAGAACAGTCCTGTAAATCAGCCTTTGAAGTCCCAAAACAAGTATACCAGGGGTAACTGATTTGCTCAAACTGGTCAAACTGGTAGAAATTACATTTGTGCACCATGAAATCTCTGATTCCCCGAAGTGCTGTCTTTTTATGCTATGAGACAACATTAGAGGAAATGATGGCCTTCTTTTTAAGTAACTCACTCAAGGGAATGTAATGTGTTCCTTTTTGGAAGATTACTAGAACACAGGTAAAGAAGGAAGTCTTGCACCCTATTTAAGCAGCTAGAAAAGTATGTACAAGGCAATACAGTTCAGTGCTACCCATGGGACAGAACTGAAACTTTCTTGGGGTGCTATAGATTAGATAATGTTCAGTTACAATGGAAAGAATATCTATCTCCctgtcaaaacaaacaaacaaaacagttaatTCTGGGGATTCAAAACAATTATCAGTATACGTTACTTTAATGAACTCTATCTATCATATGATGTAAAAAACAGTGGAATTAATGGGAAATCAAACCATTTAAATGGTACTAATTATATCAATATATGTTGTGGTACATTTGCTGCAGGctctaatatactgtacatgacatATTTGTCTTTCATTCCAACTTAAACCCAAAATAGATCCAATTTGGATTATATGTTATGAATCTACACAATATAAATCTTGAAACAACGGATTTAGTTAGCAACAGACATCAGAAAACTAGTTCATTGGTGGAAACATACATAGGATGCAATCAAgtaatctaaatataaataaattacttttataAAGGTGTGAATatgcatattaaaataaaactaatatcACAATAAACTTGATTAGAAATCTTAAAAGTTGTACTCAAGAATTACTGTACAGGCATTGTTGATGTCCATCATCCAAtgtttaaaagggaaaaaaatattataaatctaaagaaatattataaaataatacacaaacatgTGTCTGGTATTCATTATTGAGTATTTCggataataatatatattcattttaagaataaataatttctttatgTACAGTAGACAGCTGCTACATTTGAAGTTATAATGCAGGAACTGATGAGTAGAACATTGGATGGTTTAAAAAACACATGGCATGgcagtgaaaggaaaaaaatataaaatctttttatatttttatgttgtttttttaattgtgtaatTATATGATTACTAAGATTCTAATTTATAAGATagtatatagttttttttttgtttttttttttaagtaattctCAATCTTGCCACATGATGGAGGGAGAGATCTGGAATAGAACTAGAACTCAACGTCAGATTTTCAAGGTCTGCAACATTTATAACGCTAATGACAATAATTCATTATATTTCAGCTATAAAATGTGTTGTATCAATACGGGAAAAACTGAGAAAGGCAcacaaaatataataagaaataaggaTTAAAAACAATGAGTTTTAGTGACAGTCTACCTACAATACATAAATTAGCTTAATCTGACTCTCACATGATTAATTCTATGATAGATTCAAATTCATTCAAAATTGATCTAAAATAACAGTTTTATACAGGACTGTTATGCTTCCAGAGCCTGTCCTGGGAACACGAGGCATAACATGTAATTACAACCAAGATGTTATGTTAGTCTTATTCACTTATTCAAATACAGGCATTTTAACAAGaatggaggaaactggagaacccagaggaacttcacacagacagtaacaggTTCTCACTCATGCTGATATTATTATGATCATAAGAAAATCTTCTATATTATTTTTGCACGGTCAGACGTGGCTGACTTTGTTCAAAAGCTTGctttaaacatactgtagatttaaAGTATTAGGTAGCTTGTTCCTACAACTCTTCCAAAGTCTCTCATAATCCATAGTACTTGTAAACCATAATACATGTCCTCCTTAAATGTAtcctatttctattttaaaacaacactgcatggggaaaaaacactatatgaagaaaaatatatttttattattcatcacGCAGCTAGAATAGAGACAAAATGACTGTGCAGATTAGAATCTGGGTCGGCAATGCAGGCATTATCCTCCTATTGTCACAGATGCAGAAAGCCATTTTACCAGGGTTATCCAAAATCCACAGGTGGACAAAGTCCTGTTTAATCTTTGTGTCCTTCAGACACATGAAAAGACAATGTAGAGCTTCctatctcacacactctgttaTCCGttcattttttgcatttgtttttgaaatCTCCCTGTCCTCTTTGTTCCCCTTTCTTTAATCATGTAGTACAGCAGATGAGAATGccaagctgttactatggaaacaaggtgaattCAGGACTTCCCTTACCCTAAGCACAAGATGCAATTTTATTCCAcatgtggttaaaaaaaacaacacatcatATTACATTAGTGCAGTAGCATGTGTTAcgtggtgtgtgatgatgctaAATGttcatgtataaaatataatgttttcattgatttttttttagcttttaccAGCATTTATGAATGTTAACAGGAAAGTGAGAACTTTTGAATTagtaaataagataaatacaCCTAAAACTGTTTCTCACCTGAATAGCTCaacactgtaatgtaatgttgaCATCATTATAGTAATATGCTTCAAATGGTTCAGTGTAAATTGTATATTTCACTTCCATGTTAACATTTGCAAACATTTAGTAAGAGTGTTATGTGCATAATTGATTTTACACGGAAAATGACAAAGTAATGCATCACAGGTTACTGATTGCATGCCTATTGCTACTAATCAGTAATCTCATATTTCACATGAATTCATCTTTCGAGTGAATTCCAATACACAGTATAGAACTACTTATCACATTGCTATTGAAATgacaattttgttttatttagcagTATATGAAAATACAATGGTatttaaaagagaaaatatacaATGTAAGATGTAAGAGCTGAATGATGCAATTTCTGTACTTTCTTTCAAGACTACGGAGAACACGGTGTCTGCTATATAgactgcagaaaaaaacactttttgtttgGGTGACATGAGGGTTTCTTGATGCACCCAAAGTATATCTATTAGTTTCTAAGAAAGCTTCACTATATGGGCAACAGTACATGGACCTCTAAATTGTTGGAAGTTAGACCTGaaatctgttccagcatgatGATGCCACTGCTCCAAAATCACAGATTCATATTAATGCATATGTTTTTGAAACTGAAGTTGTAACAAGTTTTATGAATgtcataaaatgtttatagaaTTCAGAGCATCCataagaagaaagaaggaacGTTTCCTATAGCTGTAATGCTCATAATCTTCTGTAAATGCCAGCTGAGAGAAATGCTGGTTCTATCGGTTAATTAGTGAATGAACCATATCTCTGTTATTCATGTTGGTTGTCCTCTTTCCCCCTCAACAACACCAGGAAACGTTTTTCATCAGACATAAATGTTAAGactcattaaatgtcattaaaagcTTCAGTACATAGCACTGAACATGAATATGTGCACTTAAAAATCTTCATTTTCACAAATAGGAATTGGTGCCCTGAGGTCTTCCTCACTCTGAATTAGACCAATTCTTTTAAACGTTActgaacttttttcttttcctctacaGTATTGTAATGATGTTAACAGAATGTCAGATGGGGGCATATTTGTCTGGATCTACTGTAGCTCCTAAAACTAGCTGCTTCTACGTGTCTGATTCAAGAATTTGATTTGACATTAGGAGCTACTCAGAAGGAAGTCACATGACACAAGAATACAAAAGGAATACGGGACTACACAATAGTATACATAAATTCATACTGATACACAAATATAAGTATACACAGATTAcaacatactgtgtgtgcaaATAGAATTACATTTACTTTTCTGTCTGTTATTAAGTAGTGCACTAAGATTTATGGCATGAAAGAAAAAGTGCAGTTGTGCAAGCAAGAGGATGTAGACAGTAGCTTAGTAATACAGGGTACAATTTACTGTGTACCAAAACGTATTGAGTCCCTCAAAGAAACAATATGGATTATAAAAACTGTTCAGGTGCCTGTTAGCAATGGAGATCAATGTGGGATGGAAGGCTACAATCAATGACTTTTTggcagaggagaaaaaaaggtGTACCTGTGTGCAAAAAAGGACTCCCTCTTATAAAACCTGCTGAATCAATGGGTGGCTAATTAGAATACGATAAGAAATtgcacaaatgcaaaaaaagcaCACAGTAAGAGTTAAGAAGAAAACAATGTTACACAGCTGATTAAATTATTGTCTCTGCTTCTTTTTCCTTCTGCTTGTTTGCTTGTCTTCTCTAGCTGTTCCTAAAGCTGTTAAAACGGCAGTCTTGGTTATCACTTTGTCATGTCTGACAGCTGGAATGTAAGGCACATGTAAGCTGGCCAAAAAGAACAGTGTCCTGATTTGAAGGGGTAGGGTTTTAGATTTAATTGCTGCCCATCAACACCTGCATAGTAGGTAATTTCCCTAATTATCTGATCATATATGTGGCTGTGTGTCTCTGGAATGAAGTTAATTGTAGTTATTTTGGTCCTTCTCACTCATTTTAAGTATGTAGgttatcttattattattacggcTAGTAACAAACTGTTTGCTTGTCGTGTGCTCACTTCCTCATTATTTTCTGCTAACTCAATATTCGATCATTTTGTGAACCTTAGTGAGAATGTCATTCTCTTACTAATCCCCTTCTTCAGTGAGTTTTGGTGGATGGATGTAGCTTTCTGTATGATGTTCATTTGTTCAGCAgtctgctttttttaaaaaataaaaacacattgatAATGATCATAATCATTTTAATAGGACTTCAGAACTTGTTTTGACCGCAAACTGGCCTAGATGATGCTGATACTAAGACCATGTGACTTGAACTTGTGTGCAGACTATGTATTTGCATATGCATTTTTTGTAAGCTTACTTATGAAACTAGGTTTTATCCATAAATACACTTCTGCAATTACCAAATTAATCAAACTTAAGCAAATTGCACTGGAGGTTCTCCTCAACAAATAGATTTAACTCCACTCAATTTGCCTGTGATAGCAACAAGCTTTCTTGGTCCTCCTGCTGAAAATCAACCCAAAATCAATCAAAGAGCATGATACTACCAACAACATGCTTTATTGAAGAAACAAGGGTGTTAGACTTGTACCTGATTTGCTCTAAACATAATGCTTTGGCTTTAAAGCAAATGGCTCTAAACTTTAGTCTTCTTGGAGACTACAAATCTTTTTCCAAATGCCCAAAGATGTTCTTGCCCAAGTAATCAGTTTAGCCTGATCTTAGTAGAGATGCCAATGCAGTTTAAAGCTTTGTTAATGCTTTATTAAcctttatcattttttatatgaattatGATTGCATCCTATGTAACACATATACTATGagatcttgtttttttttatattttttattaaattactttttgttataatttttataaatttatttaatttcataattTTGAGGGTCTCAACAcagcatttaatttcatttccaaATAGAGTCacttcaaaacaaacacaaaaatgtcaTTCTAATACTCTTAAATTTGATGGTGCAATAcagcaaaaagagaaataagCACTGGGTCGTGAGTAATTTCTGCAGGCACTGTATTTTTTGGCAATCATCCAAAATATAGCCTGCTTGTGAAACACTTTCTGCTTCCTTATTAGGTTTCCAATATAGTTTTGTTTGTATAGCTATAAAACTGCCGAAACTGTCTTGATGTAGAGAATAGATTGCTGGGATACTTTTATCCTATAGTAGTTATAGGTATAAGGGTGTACCACGGTGCAAATGCAGACCCATCAAAATTTTTCAATAG encodes the following:
- the LOC113655851 gene encoding beta-1,4-N-acetylgalactosaminyltransferase 3-like isoform X1, which produces MMDPIRRLRTIFTRRKLGIIRAMFICLLMMVIVTYFALNRVERKKKSDLDFWNLPENSQSSEYNIGRNEQPQWKPEFLGQVNMHIFEDWCGGAVDQLRKNEMFPLYPHSRTTIRGLAVYPGWENYGLRIFGYIHPAINGEYVFAIASDDNSEFWLSSDESTKNLELLAFLGKTGNEWAAPGEYEKFASQISDPVKLSKKKRYYFEIIYKQSEAMDHVELAWRLNKEDSNFEVITSEYLSLYSDESSLLDVDNQIIPQTVASKKLTPDPIYKPDMDMLKEDKRDTVYKLPLLHNSFVDNEFPKCSYYPIYIYDNDTITRYEGINHVRYSSVYPNDYTRLATEDIEEQKCFYVKDDTVEQGEGFGLMLKFEKKVEVEDEAEIDNMIKPNWTQIFNVKPVDFHSKQSDWVVHTCKRAGNIIMPQKEVMPIIKAFRYQLMSTSNTRELIIKQVINVEKKTKAGVGSRFLLEVEMEDKHGRNFLMSNYFYTTKNKKNPELPALCSPEHFSWDPEAKVHVILTVKNQGKWVIHFLQEMQRIYEETGDKNFNIIIVDYNSTDIDVEKELQNAKLPSYQFRLLNGRFAKSLGIQSGIDLVQDDNSILFMCDLHIHFPSSIIENVRKHTVQGKMVFAPVLMRLGCGSTLHSPTGFWETEGYGLVGIYKSDMDRIGGMNIEEFSDKWGGEDWELLDRIILHKLEVERLHMRNFAHFYHSKRGMWNKE
- the LOC113655851 gene encoding beta-1,4-N-acetylgalactosaminyltransferase 3-like isoform X2 gives rise to the protein MMDPIRRLRTIFTRRKLGIIRAMFICLLMMVIVTYFALNRVERKKKSDLDFWNLPENSQSSEYNIGRNEQPQWKPEFLGQVNMHIFEDWCGGAVDQLRKNEMFPLYPHSRTTIRGLAVYPGWENYGLRIFGYIHPAINGEYVFAIASDDNSEFWLSSDESTKNLELLAFLGKTGNEWAAPGEYEKFASQISDPVKLSKKKRYYFEIIYKQSEAMDHVELAWRLNKEDSNFEVITSEYLSLYSDESSLLDVDNQIIPQTVASKKLTPDPIYKPDMDMLKEDKRDTVYKLPLLHNSFVDNEFPKCSYYPIYIYDNDTITRYEGINHVRYSSVYPNDYTRLATEDIEEQKCFYVKDDTVEQGEGFGLMLKFEKKVEVEDEEIDNMIKPNWTQIFNVKPVDFHSKQSDWVVHTCKRAGNIIMPQKEVMPIIKAFRYQLMSTSNTRELIIKQVINVEKKTKAGVGSRFLLEVEMEDKHGRNFLMSNYFYTTKNKKNPELPALCSPEHFSWDPEAKVHVILTVKNQGKWVIHFLQEMQRIYEETGDKNFNIIIVDYNSTDIDVEKELQNAKLPSYQFRLLNGRFAKSLGIQSGIDLVQDDNSILFMCDLHIHFPSSIIENVRKHTVQGKMVFAPVLMRLGCGSTLHSPTGFWETEGYGLVGIYKSDMDRIGGMNIEEFSDKWGGEDWELLDRIILHKLEVERLHMRNFAHFYHSKRGMWNKE